Part of the Rhizobium brockwellii genome is shown below.
GCTATATTGTTCACGGCCTCAAGCGACGCTCATCGTCCTTCAACACCAGTCGCATCGAGCATCTATACGAGGATCCCCATGTCGAAAATCCTCGCTTTATTCTACATTACGGGGACATGACCGATTCAACGAACCTCATCCGCGTCGTTCAGGAAACGCAGCCGGACGAGATCTATAATCTCGCCGCACAGAGCCACGTTCAAGTCTCTTTCGAGACGCCGGAATATACGGCTAACGCCGATGGCACCGGCACCCTTCGGCTACTTGAAGCCATTCGCCTCCTGGGGCTGACCAAGAAGACCCGCTTCTATCAAGCGTCCACCTCAGAGCTCTACGGCAAAGTCCAGGAAGTCCCGCAGAGCGAAACGACACCTTTCTACCCTCGATCACCCTACGCTGCGGCCAAGCTCTACGCCTATTGGATTGTGGTCAATTATCGCGAGGCATATGGCATGCACGCCTCGAACGGCATTTTGTTCAATCATGAAAGCCCGATCCGCGGCGAAACATTCGTGACGCGCAAAATCACCCGGGCGGCGGCGGCGATCCATCTTGGACTGCAGGAAAGGCTTTATCTCGGCAACTTGGACGCCAAGCGCGACTGGGGACATGCACGAGAATATGTCCGTGGCATGTGGCTGATGCTGCAACAGGATGAACCGGAGGACTATGTCCTTGCGACCGGCGAAACGCACTCGGTTCGTTCGTTCGTTGACAAGGCCTTTGCCCAGGTGGGCATGCCGATTGATTGGCGTGGGAACGGGGTTGAGGAAAAGGGATACGATAAGACATCCGGTCAGTGTGTGGTGGAGATCGATCCGGCTTATTTCCGTCCGACTGAAGTTGATCTTTTGATCGG
Proteins encoded:
- the gmd gene encoding GDP-mannose 4,6-dehydratase, giving the protein MDTGMTKNRKVALVTGITGQDGAYLAELLLEKGYIVHGLKRRSSSFNTSRIEHLYEDPHVENPRFILHYGDMTDSTNLIRVVQETQPDEIYNLAAQSHVQVSFETPEYTANADGTGTLRLLEAIRLLGLTKKTRFYQASTSELYGKVQEVPQSETTPFYPRSPYAAAKLYAYWIVVNYREAYGMHASNGILFNHESPIRGETFVTRKITRAAAAIHLGLQERLYLGNLDAKRDWGHAREYVRGMWLMLQQDEPEDYVLATGETHSVRSFVDKAFAQVGMPIDWRGNGVEEKGYDKTSGQCVVEIDPAYFRPTEVDLLIGDPTKAHTKLGWKHETSLDQLVAEMVRADLKLMARNVPSVGVTKGFAHA